In the Clostridium beijerinckii genome, one interval contains:
- a CDS encoding FAD-dependent oxidoreductase, which produces MKKKILIVGGVAGGASAAARLRRLSEEDEIIMFEKGPHVSFSNCALPYHLSGIIDEADRLVLMSPEKFLVQYNIKARVNNEVLSINKEEKYITVKNLENGETYKEDYDKLVLSPGAKPIVPNIPGIEEVNIFTIRNVVDIDKLNKYVKSIDTQDIAVIGGGYIGVEAAENLRDAGYNVSLIEATDQILRPFDYDMVQIFHKELYDHSINLIVGDKVEKFEKDTVILSSGKRISAKVVVMAIGVSPETALAKGAELDIGETGAIKVDTNYKTNDDSIYAVGDAIEVYNSLTHSNVKLSLAGPAQKQARSVADHINGKKGLNKGYIGSSAIKVFDYNGASTGLNEALINVLNMNIQYDVVRVILTDKVGIMPNSSPVHLKLLYEVPTGKILGAQAIGKGDVTKRIDVIATAIKFGGTVEDLKDLELCYAPPFTTAKDVVNYAGYVGSNLLNGDFKQVNIDLVRGLVEHNAYIIDVRERGEYANGHIKNAINIPLSELRQRINEIPKDKPVYLHCRTGQRSYNATLALQNLGFNNVYNITGSFLALSFYEYFNDQTKNRESILTEYNFK; this is translated from the coding sequence ATGAAGAAAAAAATATTAATAGTTGGAGGGGTTGCGGGTGGAGCATCTGCCGCAGCAAGACTTAGAAGACTTAGTGAAGAAGATGAAATAATAATGTTTGAAAAAGGACCTCATGTATCTTTTTCAAATTGTGCACTCCCATATCACTTAAGTGGAATAATAGACGAGGCTGATAGGTTGGTTCTAATGAGTCCTGAAAAATTTCTTGTTCAATATAATATTAAAGCAAGGGTGAACAATGAGGTTTTATCAATAAATAAAGAGGAGAAGTATATAACAGTTAAAAACTTAGAAAATGGTGAAACATATAAAGAAGACTATGATAAGTTAGTATTATCTCCAGGAGCTAAGCCAATTGTACCTAATATTCCCGGAATTGAAGAAGTGAATATTTTTACAATAAGAAATGTTGTTGATATAGATAAGTTAAATAAATATGTTAAATCAATTGATACACAGGATATTGCAGTTATTGGTGGTGGATATATAGGAGTTGAAGCAGCAGAAAACTTAAGAGATGCTGGTTATAATGTATCCCTAATAGAGGCAACTGACCAAATATTAAGACCTTTTGATTATGATATGGTTCAAATATTTCATAAAGAATTATATGATCATAGTATAAATTTAATTGTTGGAGATAAAGTTGAAAAGTTTGAAAAAGATACGGTGATACTATCATCAGGCAAAAGAATTAGTGCGAAGGTTGTTGTAATGGCAATAGGAGTATCACCGGAAACAGCCTTAGCAAAAGGAGCAGAGTTAGATATTGGAGAAACTGGAGCAATAAAAGTAGATACAAATTACAAAACTAATGATGATAGTATATATGCGGTAGGAGATGCCATAGAAGTTTATAATTCATTAACTCATTCCAATGTGAAATTATCACTTGCAGGCCCAGCTCAAAAGCAGGCAAGATCTGTTGCAGATCATATAAATGGAAAGAAAGGCTTAAATAAGGGATATATAGGTTCATCAGCTATAAAAGTTTTTGATTATAATGGAGCATCAACGGGGTTAAATGAAGCACTTATAAATGTTCTCAACATGAATATACAATATGATGTTGTAAGGGTAATACTTACAGATAAAGTTGGAATAATGCCTAATTCATCGCCTGTACATTTAAAATTATTATATGAAGTTCCAACAGGAAAAATTTTAGGAGCTCAAGCTATAGGTAAAGGTGATGTTACAAAAAGAATTGATGTAATTGCTACTGCTATAAAGTTTGGTGGAACAGTAGAAGACTTAAAAGATTTAGAATTATGTTATGCACCACCATTTACTACAGCAAAAGACGTTGTTAATTATGCTGGTTATGTTGGCTCTAATCTTTTAAATGGCGATTTTAAGCAGGTTAATATAGATCTAGTCAGAGGACTTGTTGAACATAATGCTTATATAATAGACGTTAGAGAAAGAGGAGAATATGCTAATGGGCATATTAAAAACGCAATTAATATTCCATTAAGTGAACTTAGACAAAGGATAAATGAGATACCAAAAGATAAACCAGTATATTTACATTGTAGAACTGGTCAAAGAAGTTATAATGCAACATTAGCACTACAAAACTTAGGTTTTAATAATGTTTATAATATTACAGGTAGTTTCTTAGCACTATCATTTTACGAATATTTTAACGACCAAACTAAGAATAGAGAAAGCATACTTACTGAATATAATTTTAAGTGA